From the Plasmodium brasilianum strain Bolivian I chromosome 7, whole genome shotgun sequence genome, the window TCTGATATTTGAGTATCTACATGTTCATTAGTAATAATGTCATTGCAGTTTTGAAAATTTGAACGCTGCTCATCGTAAATGatagatgaaaataattcGATATCATCATCCTTTGTTTTCACAAAGGACGATGGAATgtgtattattttcataaaataaaaaagggacATAATTGCAATGATGAATCGATAAAACAATCCTTGAAATGTGTAGCAGTAATAGTTGGCTGATTCGGTCAGTTCACCAACACCATTGCGCTTATTAATCGTATTACTATCACAGTACTTACGACTGTTTCTAGTACTGCCACTACTGCCATTACCAATGCTATTACTGTCAATGATGCCATTATTACCgtaactattattttttttttccgagCCTCCAACTAAATTTAGCttcatattcatatattcaaTAAACATACTGCACATGTTAATACTCTTCgttttcatattttgaacaattttaaatatgattACGATATCCTCATTTTgacatttattaaatgtatctgcaaaagaaaaaaaaattatttcatttttttcatcggTTAGTTCATTGGTAATGTGAAGTATGTTCTTAGTTGGctgaaattttttcttattcagATGAACTTGCTTCTCTTTAAATTTACCCTTTGAATTGATAGTATCATTTATGTCATCACAAAAAGCTCTATAATTTAATGATACACAAATATTCGGTTTGTTTATATCGTTTATGtttaatttgttataataaaGAACATGTAACAATCTCATTTGTAAATTCGTGTTAAGTACGTCAAAAATTTCGGCACTATGGTCATGtgttacacatatatttgttaatgggaataaatataagcaaggaattaaaagaaagtaaaaatattcacAAAAATATACTAGCATAAATTCAATAAAAGTCAAGTCTACGTTGTCCAAACTTAATTTGTTCAGAAGAATTGATACGGGAATATTTTCATGTTCCCTTTCATCTTTACAGTTTTTTGAATTGTTGTAATTGCCGCCGGGATGAAGGATACCACTGTTCTGGCAGTTACGCATGGCTCTGTCATTATTAAGGAGGTCTTTACTGAGATGGTCATTACTACTAATGGTATTATTGCTGCCACTCGTGTGAACCTCACTGTTGCACATGGTATTGTGATCAGGACCTTCTTTTAACACACGTACGGAATTACCTTTGTCATTTTTGCTACCGTCCCATTTTTCATTCTGAGCATCAATATTTAAAGTGTTTAACGTTTTGCAAAGTTcaactttttcattttcgtGTAAGAAGGGGCTTATTCCCTTACTACTTGAAACATCACTTAgtacattataaatatttctatttaatGGGCTTATGTTTGCCATATTATGTGCATCCCCCCAATGTTTGCTCTCCTTCTCCTTCACCTcctcttcttccttttctttttttttttttcttcttttttttaactcaATAGAGACATCAAGATaagtaattaaataatttaatttgtcCAAAAAAATGGACATACTTATTGAGTATGTACGATTTCTTttgtttacatatttttctaatttaaatacataagaaacattatttaaaaagttatatatatcattcaaaatttttttaagtacatttattttagtaatatataGATTTATAAGTAAATCACAAATGGTATTTAAAGTTTGTTTTAACTCTCTTTCTATTTCTTCATTTGCTATTATGAgatcttttaaattatgtacaGAAAATTTCTGttcatatttcttaaataactcttttaaaatttttattcgtTTTCTTAAAGAAGAGTAAAtaggtatattttttaaaattatattaataactgcaaggcatatattatattttttctttttatataaaagggAAATCATCCTTTTACTAATCGACTTAATTAaacatttatgtaaatacaataataccatctttttcatatttactagttcattttttttatcctcaTTTAATCTATTCTTATCTACACTATTTCCATGTTTTAGATTCTTACTTCCTTTACCGTTGTTCTTACTATTTGTATTACTACATGTGTCTAATTTTGCaactattttttcataattatatattttcatatattcattGTTTTTCCATTCCTTCATAAGAATCTTCAAGCAGTCCAAGTTATGTTCTACTTTCATATGAACAGACAAATTGTTTATTACATATTGCTTCAAACACTTAcaatcatatataaaagtgtCATCCACTATTTTGTTAATTGGTGATAATCCTTccaataaattatatgatgcattattttgaaaatagtAATTCTGCAAATGTTCATCAGATTTCGACCTTCTTCTAATATAGTCTGCTTGtgtcaaaaaaattatttcgcTCGTAGGGGTTTCCCCGTGCGGTCTTCCAAACGCACTTCCATTGTCTTCACTGTTAATGGGATTATTGTTGACACGTTTACCGTTATTATTGTTTCTGCAGTTGTTGCTGTTGCAGTTACTCTTGTTGTTTCCGCTGCttctgttattattattatttccacTATTTCCGATTCTGATGTTGTCATCCCCTTCGCAGATTCCTATGTCCTTTTCACCATTTTTGCAATTATCCATTTCCTCACTGCTCCAGTTACTATTACGGTTTCTGCTTAATGTGCATGTATCGTCTGCTTGTCCTTTTAGAGTATATGGACTTGTATCAGCATCGTAATCCTCTTTCTTAcgattcataattttttcatttgtaccACTATCCTTACTGCTGCACTCAATGCTGCTCCTACTGTCACCCTGTTTTCCTTGTTTATAATTCGAAAAGCTAAAATACAATAtgcaattataaaaatgctCATTTtcgatttttctttttttcaaaatttgtTGGTTTAACATGTTAGGATGTTCTTCATTGAGCCCATTAGAATTATTCTGTggtcttttctttttattcttttcattaaCATGTGcattttcttgtttttcaTCGTTCGCTTGTATGTTTTCCATATCACAATTTTCTGCATTATCATCTATTTCTTTCATTCTATTTTGATTTTCATCTTCGAGCACTTCCTTTGGATCATTCAAAATACCTGATCTTTTTCCTTGTGCTGTTTTAGTAGCTTCTTGATCTCCTCTTCCCCGTTTTCTGCAGCTACTCAGGTTCTTACTGTTCCCCATGGATAGCTcacttaaaatattcaaCATGTTAATATCACCTTTTGACTTCAAATGATGAATGTGCTTTTCATAAAAGTTGCTTGCATAAAGAAAGAGCGTATATTTCTCGTGGATGTACTTGACATCAATTACATTTAAGGCTTTAATTATGTCCCTTTCAAACGTGCTAAATGTTTTGGTGTACTCCTCCTCTTTTTGCTCTCCTCTTGTAGCTTCTTCCTTTTTGCATCCATCTGTTTTATGTCCATCTGTTATATTTCCACCATTATGTATAGTACCACAACTGAAGTAGGTTAAgggaatatttaaaaatgataaaatttttttatcataaaagtcgcgtataaacatataaaaaaaatgtttgaGTCTTAAAAAGCCCAAATCGTGGTCcgaaataaaaatacgatCTATTAAGTAATTATATTCCTTCAATTTTATCAACAcactattaaaaaatgggataaatataatattttctatcaaattataataatttaaataaaaattacaaatattcacatgtacatatttttttataaaatagacTAAATTGCTTAAAGCTGACAATACACAATTATTAGTTATTATAACACTAATATTTATAGAtgtaatttcttttaaatggGTCAGATATAGTAGGAGTGCACTAAATGTAGATGATCTCAActgcaaataattttttatgaaaattagtaaaacttcgctttgtttttttttttttctttttctttttttctttatcgttttgtaaaataaatagtttatattatttctatctACTTTCATGAAACAATTACCGTTTAactcttttattattctaattAGTATACTTTCCACAGTGTCGTTTGAGTAAACACTAATCATACACGAAGTAATATGCTTCTGATTTTTTAGCTGGATGTAGGAAACTAAGCGATCTTCAGAGTTGTTATAAGTGAACGTGTTATCGTCACCTGTTAAGGTGGATTCTGCCCCACTGCTCGTCCTTTCGTCGTCCTCACTGCTTACATTTTTGCCATCTTCACTTCTTCTATTTTTGCCGTCTTTACTCATTCCATTTTTGCCGTCTTCACTTCTTCCATTTTTGCCGTCTTCACTTCTTCCATTTTTGCCGTCTTCACTTCTTCCATTTTTGCCATCTTCACTTCTTCCATTTTCGCATCTCCCACTACTTACTCTATGACCTCCCGCTCTATGCTTCTTACTACAACAGTTTAGCACTTTTAGCTTTGCAGCGATTATTCTGTACTGCAAGGAGTTTACGAACGGACATGTTTGCgtttttataataagtaGGGATACCTTATCATCCTTCAAACATAAATTCTTATTTAGAAAATTCACTTCTTTGTTTatcatttcatttaaataattataaataaaacaattcaTATAATCATTTAGAAGTTTCCATGTTTCGTTAAACGCTTTACTCCTTAATATGAGGGAAGAAGTCTCATCGTCATCTAATACATTAATTTCTTGTATCATCTccttatttttgttttgtctTAATCTGTTTATTTGCTTGTTCTCACTTATGCACTTcaaatcattttttacatttataattgGCAATGCGACAGATGTTGAGCATATGTTAAAATTAGCAAATACCATATCATTCAGtttattaaaactttttctttttttcacataattttttattttgtgtttGCTCAGCCAGCAACTAGAAGTTACCCGAACTCTCTCCGTCTCGTAATTCCCTCCCTCGATCATTTCGTTTCTATTCAGGAATTGGCCAGATGAGAAATTGTTGAGGTGATAACTTGTCAAGGTGGGAAGTTACCAAGAAGAGACGTTggcaaaaatgaaacaaaaatgtgcaaataaaaaaatgtgaacagttacaataaaataaaataaaattaaaacaaagcaaaaaaaaaaaaaaataataataataaaaatagcgtaaaaaaaaggaatataagaaaaaggataaacaaagggctataaaaaaaggataaacaaagggctataaaaaaaggataaacaaagggctataaaaaaaggataaacaaagggctataaaaaaaggataaacaaAGGGCTATAAAAACAGGATAAACAAAGGGCTATAAAAACAGGATAAACAAAGGGCTATAAAAACaggataaacaaaaaaaaaaagataaaacaaaattgacAAAGGCAAAAAGGGTGTGAACAAATTTACACATTCTAAATACTTCCCCGTGTGTTCAACGTCTGTGTGTAAATTTTGTTAAAGCCTTATTAATaacatttatgtatgcatacatgcaaaaacaaatatacaaatacatacacatatacgcgCAATATTAATTCCTTGCCACGTTGGTACATTCTCACAGTTAttcaaagaaaaataaggaaaaaataaaaaaaaaaaagaaaaatactctcatttttacatatatctcTGTGTCAATTTGTGCGACAACCTATTGATATTCCAATACACCCATGTAATTTGCACAAGGGTTTTATTTCTGTTTCGTTTTGTTCCTTAGTTTCTTTGTTCATTTTGTGCCTTTTTGTTTCATATtgatttgatttttttttttttttttcttttaccaAAAAATTGATCACATTagcaaagaaaaaatacgcattttctttttccttcatatttcttttttcccctaGCACTTATCTTGGTTTTATTAGAGCACTTCTCCCATGTTCATACATAAAATTCatgcattttaaaaaataaaacataagaTTTAATAGTACTAAATAAGTACTAAACCAGTATTATATATGCGTTAAATAAGCGTTAAATgcgtattttatttaacttaTCAATGATCAAATATGTGAAAATATTGAAAGTTCATCAAAACCAAAGCCACTAGCTCCTTCTTGGAAAGATTTGCTCAGCATTTTAtgaccaaaaaaaaaaaagaaaataaaaagataaaaataggGATAAAAATTGGGATAAAAATTGggataaaaataagataaaaataagataaaaataggGATAAAAATagggataaaaataaagataaatataaaaagaacaataacaataacataacaaaaaattatacgaaATAAAACAACCCCAACTGATAACAGCTAACGGAATGAAAGTTCCAACAGGAAAACTGAGCTTACATAAACAAACTTGTTAACTAGCGAGATAACTAGTACGAATAATATATggtaaaaaacataaaaaagtaaaaaaattaaataaaaagtagaAGAACAAATCCATAAAACGAATATAAAGTCCATTTGAAATGCAACGTGCACATGCAAATATTAAATCGTGCACAGagatatgttttttttttttttttccatttctttttttccttatcctATTTCAATTTATTCCCCTTCCCGAAAATTGCGCTTCATCTTGTTAGAGACATATATCACAGCATGTCCAATTTTTATCCATCATACATTATTTCAGTGTCTGTCAGATAACTTACTTGGACAAAACAATTTCCCTATTTTCATTGGACTGAACGAAAATTCTTTGCTCGCTGTAAAATCTAGTGAGCTGTAATCTTATTTCTTCAAAACGGTCATAATGATAATTTGCGTAACTATATAAAAAGGTGATTTTCTTgttaacatatttaaaattcttttgttcttgtaaaatggaaataagtatttttgctttttttaaattactagTTAAAGTatctttatatgtatttaattttttaatttcttttttaaactttctttttgtttcataTAAACATCTAagaattaattcttttaaactAATAATTTTAGATACATCTGTTATGACGTTATATAGAACATTTTTTTCCCTTGCCAAGTCATCTTTTTCCAAAATTCGTTCAAATAAGTTGTTTATTGTGTTCAGTGCATTTTCTTCAGGTAAGTACAGTCGATTTAACGAAACTGCTAAGTACAACATTAGATAACAAAATTCTCTGTTACTTATAGTTTTGTAATAAATACgtaataaataacaataggaatatataatttcaataattataaaaatgacatTTTGATTTACATCCTTATTACAACATATGTGTTCAGGTACTtccattctttttattacacACTCAAGCCACCATGGTTCAAATTTATCTATATACAAAttcatatcattattttttaaaaatgaaaaaaattgttttttttctgttttattcAAATTTTCTAACTTAAGTTCATCTTTTAGTGCTAATTCGGTGAGTACTTTATACCTTTTGTTGCTTATGCACCATTTATTCAGGTACTCTGAATTTTCTGCTGCTTCACTTTCGCTGCTAGCTGTTTCTTCGCAATTTGCATCATCTCCATTGTCATCGTCTCTGGGTTGCGGTAAACTACCCCTTTCTTCATCTCCGTCATGTACATGCTCATCCTCCTCATCTTCTTCATTGTCGCACTTTCCCTGTTCATCCCCACCTCTCAACTCCTCAGCCCAACCACATTTTACATGTTCGTAATTTCCCCTATCGTAACGcgctttactttttttttcatctttccTTTCATTCAGTATTTTACATTCACTTGTAAAATCGCTTTCCGCATTATCCTCGTAAAACTTTTTCagtttaaatttaaattccTTTTTATCAAATTCGGTTAGTgcattatttcttatattttcgTTTACAtgtttttctaaaaaattattaacacaaTTATCATTATGATTTTGATAACACTCAAGACTGCAATAGACTATTTCACATGATGGACACACATACtggaaaattttctttttgcacACTTCGcatgtttttttcattgtaaCAAGTTCTATCTACGAGTTTTTAACTGGTTATCATACGTCGTTTCACAagaatatattcatataaatgcATTTACTTTTATGCAAACATTCAtggatatatttatacgtactCAAAATTTCTCTTATATGTTATGTGGATCCGCATGATAGACGTGCAGCGTATCCcttctaaaatattttattgcatAGGAAAGGTAACTCACATCGTTTCAAAGCACTCGTATACAACAAATTAATGATAAGTAAATAgatagagaaaataaaaaaaaaaaaaaaaaaaaacatatatatatatatatatatatatcaactCTTCTATGCCTTACAATAAACAAATAAGAGtggtatatgtataataaatacttATTGAAATAAGCCTAAATGGTATacgtttttattttgtcaCAATCAAAATGAGCAGCAGTAAATTTGCATGTTGTTTTGTGCTCGCCGTAtggttataatttttccGGTTTGGAGCTTTTATCGTCTTATAATGTATccttaaaaacataaaaataaacccATTGATCGTTTATTTCATCAGTtggcttaaaaaaaaaaaaaaaaaaactgcgAAATATTTTCATCGTACACTAGATCATACTAACAATATTGATTTTACCAtgtttataacttttttttttttctcatttcaTAATTACACTAAACCAGCTTCaaacgtgtatatatatatatatatatatatatgaatatatatataagaatatttatttatatacatagtCATACATAAACTTGTCAATCATAAAACACAAACCAGTTCATAATATACCAATTCCCCTTTTCACCGATTTTCAGTTTATTAAAACGTCGAAAGGAATGGaataatggaataaaatttattgaaaatttaaaaaaaatgattctttttttttttttttaagtatgttcactataaatattcattctAATGACTTACATTATGCTTAAAAAgcaaagagaaaaatattaattatttttaccaaTTTTACCACTGCAAATGAcgagaagtaaaaaaaatgatgaaaaaagaaaattgcGAAAACTGACGAagttgaattttttttttttttagaagtTATTAggacataaatatatatatataataatttcaatttttaccAAAACGTTGTTCcgtttttctttaaatattatattatatatatatatatatatatattttttttttttttttttttttttttcttttccttttttttactttacaagcttttattccatttttagTAGTACGGTAATATATCTAATTTTGAAAGTTTATTCTTTCTGTACTCgctaattttttaacaaat encodes:
- a CDS encoding zinc finger protein, translating into MKKTCEVCKKKIFQYVCPSCEIVYCSLECYQNHNDNCVNNFLEKHVNENIRNNALTEFDKKEFKFKLKKFYEDNAESDFTSECKILNERKDEKKSKARYDRGNYEHVKCGWAEELRGGDEQGKCDNEEDEEDEHVHDGDEERGSLPQPRDDDNGDDANCEETASSESEAAENSEYLNKWCISNKRYKVLTELALKDELKLENLNKTEKKQFFSFLKNNDMNLYIDKFEPWWLECVIKRMEVPEHICCNKDVNQNVIFIIIEIIYSYCYLLRIYYKTISNREFCYLMLYLAVSLNRLYLPEENALNTINNLFERILEKDDLAREKNVLYNVITDVSKIISLKELILRCLYETKRKFKKEIKKLNTYKDTLTSNLKKAKILISILQEQKNFKYVNKKITFLYSYANYHYDRFEEIRLQLTRFYSEQRIFVQSNENREIVLSK
- a CDS encoding hypothetical protein (conserved Plasmodium protein) — translated: MIEGGNYETERVRVTSSCWLSKHKIKNYVKKRKSFNKLNDMVFANFNICSTSVALPIINVKNDLKCISENKQINRLRQNKNKEMIQEINVLDDDETSSLILRSKAFNETWKLLNDYMNCFIYNYLNEMINKEVNFLNKNLCLKDDKVSLLIIKTQTCPFVNSLQYRIIAAKLKVLNCCSKKHRAGGHRVSSGRCENGRSEDGKNGRSEDGKNGRSEDGKNGRSEDGKNGMSKDGKNRRSEDGKNVSSEDDERTSSGAESTLTGDDNTFTYNNSEDRLVSYIQLKNQKHITSCMISVYSNDTVESILIRIIKELNGNCFMKVDRNNINYLFYKTIKKKRKRKKKKQSEVLLIFIKNYLQLRSSTFSALLLYLTHLKEITSINISVIITNNCVLSALSNLVYFIKKYVHVNICNFYLNYYNLIENIIFIPFFNSVLIKLKEYNYLIDRIFISDHDLGFLRLKHFFYMFIRDFYDKKILSFLNIPLTYFSCGTIHNGGNITDGHKTDGCKKEEATRGEQKEEEYTKTFSTFERDIIKALNVIDVKYIHEKYTLFLYASNFYEKHIHHLKSKGDINMLNILSELSMGNSKNLSSCRKRGRGDQEATKTAQGKRSGILNDPKEVLEDENQNRMKEIDDNAENCDMENIQANDEKQENAHVNEKNKKKRPQNNSNGLNEEHPNMLNQQILKKRKIENEHFYNCILYFSFSNYKQGKQGDSRSSIECSSKDSGTNEKIMNRKKEDYDADTSPYTLKGQADDTCTLSRNRNSNWSSEEMDNCKNGEKDIGICEGDDNIRIGNSGNNNNNRSSGNNKSNCNSNNCRNNNNGKRVNNNPINSEDNGSAFGRPHGETPTSEIIFLTQADYIRRRSKSDEHLQNYYFQNNASYNLLEGLSPINKIVDDTFIYDCKCLKQYVINNLSVHMKVEHNLDCLKILMKEWKNNEYMKIYNYEKIVAKLDTCSNTNSKNNGKGSKNLKHGNSVDKNRLNEDKKNELVNMKKMVLLYLHKCLIKSISKRMISLLYKKKKYNICLAVINIILKNIPIYSSLRKRIKILKELFKKYEQKFSVHNLKDLIIANEEIERELKQTLNTICDLLINLYITKINVLKKILNDIYNFLNNVSYVFKLEKYVNKRNRTYSISMSIFLDKLNYLITYLDVSIELKKRRKKKKEKEEEEVKEKESKHWGDAHNMANISPLNRNIYNVLSDVSSSKGISPFLHENEKVELCKTLNTLNIDAQNEKWDGSKNDKGNSVRVLKEGPDHNTMCNSEVHTSGSNNTISSNDHLSKDLLNNDRAMRNCQNSGILHPGGNYNNSKNCKDEREHENIPVSILLNKLSLDNVDLTFIEFMLVYFCEYFYFLLIPCLYLFPLTNICVTHDHSAEIFDVLNTNLQMRLLHVLYYNKLNINDINKPNICVSLNYRAFCDDINDTINSKGKFKEKQVHLNKKKFQPTKNILHITNELTDEKNEIIFFSFADTFNKCQNEDIVIIFKIVQNMKTKSINMCSMFIEYMNMKLNLVGGSEKKNNSYGNNGIIDSNSIGNGSSGSTRNSRKYCDSNTINKRNGVGELTESANYYCYTFQGLFYRFIIAIMSLFYFMKIIHIPSSFVKTKDDDIELFSSIIYDEQRSNFQNCNDIITNEHVDTQISEQGKITKLKRLDSPGNGKKEEQTRFNSLINGHHDMDATSSPFEQVKDDNECKFKNYVFDMLSNTNIRKLIFGKRYLN